One genomic region from Esox lucius isolate fEsoLuc1 chromosome 24, fEsoLuc1.pri, whole genome shotgun sequence encodes:
- the LOC105027188 gene encoding probable E3 ubiquitin-protein ligase TRIML1: protein MASPSGLLSEEQFQCSICRDLFTVPVSIPCGHSFCVACIKGYWDSSVLCHCPKCQRMFAGRPDFLENSFAKEISEKIRAKRGTLEGEPTIQSGGVACDVCTGQKALKSCLVCLTSYCETHLEPHQRVASLKRHKLIDPVGNLEDRMCEKHGRLLELFCRSDQRCVCVLCTETDHGAHDTVPAERESTVKKVQIKKTGAEVQKMIHFRQKKLEEIKHSVKLNRITSKKEIEEGVQVFTSLVRSIERSQAELIKVIEEKQKAAERRAEGLIKDLEQEINELRRRHSELEQLSHTEDHLHLLQSLPSLRSPALTKDWSEISIHSDLCLGIVRSATSHLEEIMRMAVHQLSIKEHEKVQEYAVDVSLNPDTANPWLVLSEDGKQVWDGDTEQSLPDDPQRFNTAPCVLAREGFSTGRCYWEVEVGDKTSWDLGVVRESINRKGVVTLSPEDGYWTICLRRGSEYRACDRQSVLLPLRVKPWRIGIFVDYEEGMVSFFNVTDSSHIYSFTGYHFAERMFPLFNPDIKDNWNNQSPLIICPVVVVNGDGTLDEDITI from the exons ATGGCTTCTCCCAGCGGACTCCTGTCTGAAGAGCAGTTCCAGTGCTCTATCTGTCGGGATCTGTTCACAGTTCCAGTCTCCATTCCATGCGGACACAGTTTCTGCGTGGCTTGTATTAAGGGATATTGGGATAGCAGTGTCCTGTGCCACTGTCCCAAATGTCAGAGGATGTTTGCAGGACGCCCGGATTTCCTAGAGAACTCCTTCGCTAAAGAAATATCTGAAAAGATCAGAGCAAAAAGAGGGACCCTAGAAGGGGAACCAACGATCCAATCCGGAGGCGTGGCTTGTGACGTGTGCACTGGACAAAAGGCCCTGAAGTCCTGCCTGGTGTGTCTGACTTCTTACTGTGAGACTCACCTGGAGCCTCATCAGAGAGTGGCGTCGCTTAAGAGACACAAGCTGATCGATCCTGTGGGGAACCTGGAGGACAGGATGTGTGAGAAGCACGGGAGACTCCTGGAGCTGTTCTGTAGGAGTGaccagagatgtgtgtgtgttctctgcaCAGAGACGGACCACGGGGCTCACGACACTGTTCCAgcggagagagagagtacggtCAAGAAG GTTCAGATTAAGAAAACCGGAGCAGAGGTTCAGAAGATGATCCATTTCAGACAAAAGAAGTTGGAAGAGATCAAACATTCAGTcaaactcaacaga ATAACTTCaaagaaagagatagaggaagGAGTTCAAGTTTTCACATCTCTGGTGCGCTCTATTGAGAGAAGCCAGGCTGAGCTGATCAAGGTGATCGAGGAGAAGCAGAAAGCAGCAGAGAGGCGAGCTGAAGGGCTCATTAAAGACCTGGAGCAGGAAATCAACGAGCTGAGGAGGAGACACTCTGAGCTGGAgcagctctcacacacagaggaccaCCTCCATCTCCTACAG AGCTTGCCATCCCTGCGCAGCCCTGCACTCACCAAGGACTGGTCTGAGATCAGTATTCACAGTGACCTGTGCTTGGGGATTGTGAGGAGTGCTACATCCCACCTGGAGGAGATCATGAGGATGGCTGTGCACCAGCTGTCGATTAAAG AACATGAGAAGGTGCAGGAATACGCAG TTGATGTATCTCTGAACCCAGACACTGCCAATCCATGGCTGGTCCTGTCTGAGGATGGTAAACAGGTCTGGGACGGGGACACTGAGCAGAGCCTCCCAGACGATCCCCAGCGCTTCAACACCGCGCCCTGTGTCCTCGCCAGGGAAGGCTTCTCAACCGGGAGGTGCTACTGGGAGGTCGAG GTCGGTGACAAGACGTCTTGGGACCTGGGCGTGGTCAGAGAGTCCATTAACAGGAAGGGCGTGGTGACGCTGAGCCCGGAGGACGGCTACTGGACGATATGTTTGAGGAGAGGAAGCGAGTAcagagcatgtgacagacagtCCGTCTTACTCCCCCTAAGGGTGAAACCGTGGAGGATTGGGATCTTCGTGGACTACGAGGAGGGGATGGTGTCGTTTTTTAATGTAACGGACAGCTCGCATATTTACTCTTTTACTGGGTACCACTTTGCTGAGAGGATGTTTCCTTTGTTTAACCCCGATATAAAGGACAACTGGAACAACCAATCACCACTCATTATAtgtcctgttgttgttgtcaatGGAGATGGGACTTTGGATGAGGATATCACAATATGA